Part of the Palaeococcus ferrophilus DSM 13482 genome, CCCTACATCCTCGGGCTCCTCAAATAGGTGTGCGCTGACGCGGAGCCTGTTCTTGCTGTCCAGGAAGAGCGTGAAGTCCCTCTTTACAATCCTGTCCTCGAGGGGAGCCTCCTTCACGAGAAACGCAATGACCTCCGCCGTGGTGTAGGGCACGTGGATACCCGCCCTATCGGCGGCATCGAAAAGCTTCTTTGGGACGTTGAGAACGTCCTCACCCCGCCTTACCTTAACGCTTATCCTTGAGTTTATCTGCTC contains:
- a CDS encoding Tfx family DNA-binding protein, giving the protein MVFKVDTFLTEQQIKILKLRARGLKQSEIAELLGTSRANVSILEHRAMKKIEKARNTLLLWEQINSRISVKVRRGEDVLNVPKKLFDAADRAGIHVPYTTAEVIAFLVKEAPLEDRIVKRDFTLFLDSKNRLRVSAHLFEEPEDVGQNDGSEDAV